The Desulfonatronum sp. SC1 DNA segment GGACGGTAAGACCATCAATCCCGGCGATAATCCCTGGACGCCCCTGGAAACCTTGGGCGCATTGACGGTCCATGACCGCACCGCTGCAAAAGACATCCTGCCCCGGGCCCTGTCCGCGGACATCCTCCTGACCAACAAGACCCCGCTACGGGCGGACACCCTGGCCAAGCTGGACAAGCTGCGATTCATCGCCGTGATGGCCACGGGCTACGACGTGGTGGACCTGGACGCCGCTTCTAGACGCGGTATTCCCGTCTCCAACGTGCCCAGCTACGCCGCCCAATCCGTGGCTCAGTTCGTCCTGGCCCTGATCCTGGAACACTGCCACCAGGTGGCCCTGCACGACCGGGAGGTCAGAGCCGGCGAATGGACCAAGGCCAGGGACTTCTGCTTTTGGAAGACCCCGCAGATCGAACTCTCCGGCCTGATAATGGGCATCATCGGCTTTGGCCGCACCGGACGCCTGGTGGCCGAACTGGCCCACACCCTGGGCATGGACATCCAGGTCTACACCCCTCGGATCAGGGAAACACCTTCTTACAAGCCTTTTGCCTGGAAGGCCTTGGAGGACGTGTTCGCGGAAGCGGACGTGATCAGCTTGCATTGCCCCCTGAAGCCAGACAACGTCGGCTTTGTTGACAAAACCTTGCTGGCCCGAATGAAAAAATCGGCATTTTTCATCAACACCTCCCGAGGCGCTCTGGTCAGCGAGTCCGACCTGGCCGAAGCCCTGAACAGCGGAGCCCTGGCCGGAGCCGCGGTGGACGTGGTCTCCGAGGAGCCCATCCGCCCGGACAACCCGCTGCTCTCCGCCAAAAACTGCCTCATCACCCCGCACATGGCCTGGGCCAGCCTGAGTTCCCGCAAACGCCTCCTGGAAGCCACGGTGGAAAACATCAAGGCCTTTCTGTCAGGTCGGCCCACCAACGTGGTCAATCAGCCCGTTTCATCGGAGTAAAGCCCCAGCCCAGCCATTGTCTGACGTTAAAACGACCTCAACAAGGAGCCTCCCTCATGTCCGACCCCATTCGCGTCTACGCCCTGAGTACCTGCATCCACTGCAAACGCGCCAAGGAATTTTTGGACCAGTGCGGCGTGGAATACACCCCGGTCCATCTGGACTGGATGACCGGCCAGGAACGCACCGACGCCCTGACGGAAATGAAACAACACAACCCGGCCCAGAGTTTCCCGACCATCCTCATCGGCGACACGGTGATCGTCGGCTTCAAGAAGGAAGAAATCGAAAAAGCCCTGGGCAGGGAGCCCTCCGCGTCATGACCCCCGAGCAGCTTTACGAAACCCTGCGCAAGATCCAGGAGCCCAAAGGCTATTTCTTCAACAAGGACAAGGAAATGATCCTGGAACTGATGGCCTCTCTCCTGGCCAACAAAGAGCGCCACGGCTACATGGTCTGTCCCTGCCGCCTGGCTTCCGGAGACCAGGATCAGGACAAGGACA contains these protein-coding regions:
- a CDS encoding D-2-hydroxyacid dehydrogenase; the protein is MNIVVLDGKTINPGDNPWTPLETLGALTVHDRTAAKDILPRALSADILLTNKTPLRADTLAKLDKLRFIAVMATGYDVVDLDAASRRGIPVSNVPSYAAQSVAQFVLALILEHCHQVALHDREVRAGEWTKARDFCFWKTPQIELSGLIMGIIGFGRTGRLVAELAHTLGMDIQVYTPRIRETPSYKPFAWKALEDVFAEADVISLHCPLKPDNVGFVDKTLLARMKKSAFFINTSRGALVSESDLAEALNSGALAGAAVDVVSEEPIRPDNPLLSAKNCLITPHMAWASLSSRKRLLEATVENIKAFLSGRPTNVVNQPVSSE
- a CDS encoding glutaredoxin family protein → MSDPIRVYALSTCIHCKRAKEFLDQCGVEYTPVHLDWMTGQERTDALTEMKQHNPAQSFPTILIGDTVIVGFKKEEIEKALGREPSAS
- a CDS encoding ferredoxin-thioredoxin reductase catalytic domain-containing protein: MTPEQLYETLRKIQEPKGYFFNKDKEMILELMASLLANKERHGYMVCPCRLASGDQDQDKDIICPCVYREPDVKEYGSCYCGLYVSQDWNEERIPHEYVPERRAPA